In Phragmitibacter flavus, a single genomic region encodes these proteins:
- the ffh gene encoding signal recognition particle protein: protein MFSSLQEKLESTFKKLRGHGKISESNVTDALREIRLALLEADVEFKVSKDLIEAVRTQALGQEVLRSVSPGQQIVKIFHDELVKLLGSETATLNFSDPQRLLIVGLNGAGKTTTSGKLAAHLKKQGKRPLLIACDVFRPAAVKQLAVLGESIGVPVYQPAEGERDPIKVARDALKWIDQQGGGTAIFDTAGRQEIDAALLEELVHLRDVIQPKEVLLVADAATGQQAVNVATTFHEAVGVTGLIMTRLDGDARGGAVLSMKQVTGQPIKFIGVGEKIEQFEVFHPDRMAQRILGMGDVVSLVEKAAEQIDEAEAMRMAKRMEENKFDFTDFLNQMKFMRKLGPLEGIMGMIPGMSKMKDMNVDEKRIRHVEAIILSMTPKERTKPDIINGSRRKRIANGSGRSVMEVNQLLKQFDMMRNMMKNKGMMRNLAGSMMGGGGLPAGMPGMPGMGGGKMGKPKRPKQFRF from the coding sequence ATGTTCTCCAGCCTTCAGGAAAAACTCGAATCCACATTCAAAAAGCTCCGTGGACACGGCAAGATCAGCGAAAGCAACGTCACCGATGCCCTGCGCGAAATCCGCCTCGCCCTGCTTGAGGCCGACGTCGAATTCAAAGTCTCCAAAGACCTGATCGAAGCCGTCCGCACCCAGGCCCTCGGCCAGGAAGTCCTCCGTTCCGTCTCGCCCGGACAACAGATTGTCAAAATTTTCCACGACGAGTTGGTCAAACTTCTCGGCTCAGAAACTGCCACCCTCAACTTCAGCGATCCGCAACGATTGCTGATTGTCGGCCTCAACGGCGCTGGTAAAACGACCACCTCCGGCAAGCTCGCCGCCCATCTAAAGAAGCAGGGCAAACGTCCCCTGCTCATCGCTTGCGACGTTTTCCGACCCGCCGCCGTCAAGCAACTCGCCGTCCTCGGCGAGAGCATCGGCGTTCCCGTCTATCAGCCCGCCGAAGGCGAAAGAGATCCGATCAAAGTTGCCAGGGACGCCCTCAAGTGGATCGACCAACAAGGCGGCGGCACCGCCATCTTCGATACCGCCGGTCGACAGGAAATCGACGCCGCGCTTCTCGAAGAACTGGTGCATCTTCGGGATGTCATCCAGCCCAAGGAAGTTCTCCTCGTTGCCGACGCCGCCACCGGCCAGCAGGCCGTCAACGTCGCCACCACTTTCCACGAAGCCGTCGGCGTCACCGGCCTCATCATGACCCGACTCGATGGCGACGCCCGCGGTGGTGCCGTCCTCTCGATGAAACAGGTGACCGGACAGCCGATCAAGTTCATCGGTGTCGGCGAGAAGATCGAGCAGTTCGAAGTCTTCCATCCCGACCGCATGGCCCAGCGCATCCTCGGCATGGGCGACGTCGTCAGCCTGGTCGAAAAAGCCGCCGAACAGATCGATGAAGCCGAAGCCATGCGCATGGCCAAACGCATGGAGGAAAACAAGTTCGACTTCACCGACTTCCTCAATCAGATGAAGTTCATGCGTAAACTGGGTCCCCTCGAAGGCATCATGGGCATGATCCCCGGCATGAGCAAAATGAAGGACATGAACGTCGATGAAAAGCGCATCCGCCACGTCGAAGCCATCATCCTCAGCATGACGCCCAAAGAGCGCACCAAGCCCGACATCATCAACGGCAGCCGCCGCAAACGCATCGCCAACGGCAGCGGTCGCAGCGTCATGGAGGTGAACCAGCTTCTCAAGCAGTTCGACATGATGCGCAACATGATGAAAAACAAAGGCATGATGCGCAACCTTGCCGGCAGCATGATGGGCGGCGGAGGTCTGCCCGCCGGAATGCCTGGAATGCCCGGCATGGGCGGCGGCAAAATGGGCAAACCCAAGCGCCCCAAACAATTCCGATTTTAA